The genomic interval TCCTCGTTGATCTCGGTCACGGTGCCGGAAAGCGGGGCGACGATGTCGTGGACCGTGTGAGAGGCCTCGATATCACCGCACTCCTCGTCCCGGACAATCTCCTCGCCCACTGCCGGCAGGTCCACCCGCAGCAGCCGGTTCTGAAAAACCGGCGCCCACTCGGTGAGCCCGATCACCACGCTGCCATCGTCCTCCTGCCGGGCCCAACAATGATCCTCTGAATAGCGCAGCTCGTCCTTGGCCATAACGCCTGTTCTCCTTCTCGCTCCCGGCGCCGGCTCGGGCGCCCCCAGGTCGTTGTCTGTGCACCGGCGGCCCCTCTCGGCCTGGGCCGAGCCGCCGGCAGCCTCAACCCCTCCGGCCGGCAAACTGGGCCAGGAAGAGGAGGCCTACCCCCACGGTGATTGCCGAATCGGCGATATTGAAGGCCGGCCAGTGGGCCTGCCCCAGGAAGACGT from Thermodesulfobacteriota bacterium carries:
- a CDS encoding glycine cleavage system protein H yields the protein MAKDELRYSEDHCWARQEDDGSVVIGLTEWAPVFQNRLLRVDLPAVGEEIVRDEECGDIEASHTVHDIVAPLSGTVTEINEEILESPVLLADDPMDEGWLFAIRPAELSQWRDLLTYAQYKELRDEYEEEEEEEEEEEGEDELYDDYDD